The window AGAATGGATGGGATTTCCCTAGCCAAACAAAATCACTGGGTAGATGTAATTCTGAGTCTCCCAAAACTAACACATTTATCTTTAGGTGGATGTGAGCTGTCACAGGTCGTGTATCCATATTCTTCTTCATTTctcaactcttcttcttcttcttcttcatctattGAGTTCCTTCATCTCGGAAACAACAGTCTGACCTCATCCATGTATCGCTGGTTGTTCCCCTTAACCAGCAATAACCTTAGGACTCTTGATCTCCTTGGCAACAGGTTAGATGGGATACCCAGATACCTTGGTAACCTCTGTAGTCTGGAAAGTTTGGACTTCTCTTACAACTCGGCTGCTGTCAAATTTCCTGATTTTCTCAACAACTTGTCTGGATGCACATCCCTTTCATTACAAAAGTTGGGCCTATCTGGTAATCAGTTAAATGGAAGTATAAGTGAGAAACTGTGGGAACTACCCAGGCTCCAAACTCTTTACCTTTCTTCTAATAATCTTACAGTTCCTTCCACATATCACTTGTCAAACATCTCTTATGTTGAGTATCTTTATCTGAGGTCTTGCAAGCTGCTAGGGCCTCGCTTCCCCAAATGGATTCAGACACTCAAAAATCTTATTGATCTTGATCTTTCCAATACTGGAATTTCAGACACAATTCCTTTGGGGTTTTGGGACATGTGGCCTTCTCAATTAAAATATCTGGATCTGTCTTCCAACAACATTAGCGGGAAACTACCAGATTTATTATCAAATTTTGCCCATGGTTCAACGATAGATTTGAGTTCCAACAGCTTTTGTGGTCCGATACCGAATGTTCCTTCCACTTTGTTTTCATTAAATCTTTCCAGAAACAAATTCTCTGGAGGAATCTCATTTATATGCCAAATTGTTGATGGGTTGTTAGAATTTCTTGACCTCTCTCATAACTCATTCATCGGACAACTCCCGGACTGTTTGTGGCATTTCAATCAACTAAAAGTTCTTAATCTCGGACACAACAATCTCTTTGGAAGTCTTCCTCCCTCTATTGGATCTTTGATACAACTCAAAGTGTTGTATTTGTACAAGAACAACTTCTCTGGAGAATTGCCTTTCTCTTTAAAAAATTGCACAAGTTTAATCTCTTTGAATTTGGGGGCCAATAAGTTTTCTGGTAATGTGCCTGTCTGGATTGGGGAAAACttatcaaagttgtatgttctTATACTAAGATCAAACAAATTCTTTGGAACCATCCCTTTACAGTTATGTCAGTTACCTAATCTTCAAGTTTTGGACTTGTCAATGAACAATCTCCATGGAACCATCCCCTCATGTTTGAGTAATCTTACAAACATGGTTCAACAAGGAGGATTCTCACAAGATGTAGAATATTTTAGAAATGTAACTGATAATTTATTTGCATTTGAGATATATGCTGACCATGCGACGATTGAGTGGCAAGGACATGAATGTGAAATCTCTAGCACTCTGAAATTGGTGAAGAGCATCGACCTGTCAAGCAACAAATTAACAGGACAAATCCCATATCAAATTACCAACCTTCATGACTTGGTGTCCCTGTCCTTGTCAAATAACAATCTATTTGGAGAGATTCCGCAGAAGATTGGTAAGATGGAAAAGCTTTTGACTTTGGATTTATCCAGAAACAATTTTTCAGGGGGGATACCACCAGACATGTCTCAGATGAGTTTACTGAATTACCTAGACTTGTCATATAATAACTTGTCTGGAAGAATCCCATCTAGCACACAACTCCAGTCCTTTCCACCTTCAAGATACAGTGGAAACGCACGTCTATGTGGACCTCCCCTTACCAAAAAATGTCCAGGGGATGAAGAATCAGAAGCAACATCGGTGATTGGTAAAAGTGAGGGTGATGGGGAAGACACAGATGATGAACTCGAACTCTGGGGATGGTTTTATATTGGTGGGGGCATGGGTTTTGCTACTGGATTTTGGATAGCATGTGGGGCTTTACTTCTCAACCGCCAAGGGAGACGTGCATTTTTTCAATTTTATGACAGCTTCAAAGATTGGGTTTATGTCAAGGTGGTTGTGTTCGTTTCAAGTTTCCAAAAGAGTAGATAGGCGTAGTTTgtcgtttaattttttatttttgatttcttATTTTCCAGTATATAAAGTAATTTGGCAGTGGTTTTTAAATCTCCAATATCAATAAATTTGTCACTAAAACCGTGGGTTCCCAATATTTATTTTTGACTTCTAATATCCCGGTATATAATGTACAGTTTTGAAATTTTATAACAATAACGAACAGCCCATTTTGGCTTCCACACAACACGTGGCCAAACCTGTTCCTCTTGTACACCATTAAACACCTCTAGATCATCTATCTTAATACCTACATGAAGAAAAGAAACATAAGATTATGAGCAACTCACATTTTTGGTCACTTGAGTATAGCTTATTTTTTCAGTTTCGGTCACAATATTTGTCTCTTGCAAATTGGTCCATGTTTGAGGTTTTGGTAATGTTGTTGGTCTATGTTCTAAGTAAAATAAGTACATTTGCCAAAAATGAAGATCCGCTATTGATAAAGATTTTGAGCCCAATCCCTTAGTTAATAACACAACAAGCTTAAAATGTGAAAAGTCTATTAGAATAGGCTCAAGCTGAATGTAGGGGAGTGATGTCATGAGTTAGTTATTTTGTTGGAGGAATATTATTTAGGGATAGTAATCTCgtacacaacaatttatattttaaaaagattGTACAATTTGTATATTGTACAACCCTTTAAAGTATGGCAAACAAATAGTTATTTACAGATCAACAGCAATTATTTAGTAGAGCATGACTCTGAGGTGCAAGTCATGATTTGATTTCCTAAAAAGATCATTAGGGATTGTAATCGGCCTTGTGGCTTAGATTACAATAACTTCTTGAAGTTTTTTGGTTTTtacaatttgattaaaagttcatCTTCCTGTCTTATCTATCCTCCATTTTTCCCGTtattgtataagtatttttatcatttataatTGATTGggaacaaaaaaaaaagtcattttattTGGAACAAAGACAAAATAAAACATTACAAAAACCTCAAATAAGAAccaaaattgtacaagaaattTTCTAAgaccaaaattaaaaaaatcaactaTACTCAGGAACCAAATTTGTAAATAACTCTTAGCATTTGTTAGAaaattattaagttggttttgcTGACCTTTCTTAGAATCGAATCGGGCTATTAGATCGGTAAATTGTTATTTCTCAAGAAGTGGCACTGTGATATGGATTTCCCCCTTGGACCTAtaagttttatataaaataagtaTTTTAAATCTTGTTAAGATATTTTGTCATTAATAAAACTTTGTGGTATCTTTGAAATGTCATCTGTCATCTAACAAGTCAAAAGATTGTCATAATGGTAGAATTGTAAATTGATAAAATAAGGGACTAATCATTTTACTTATTGTAAATCCAACTTTTGCTGAAGGCATCGTACATCAAAACCTAGTAGAACACTTGAAAGAAGTTTTTTTTAATCCTTGTATGTGGAATCCAAAGAGATGATTCCTTGAGCAAAGAAGTtaggtataattattttacatggGACAAGGAGCAAATCGTATGGACCATTATTGTAGTTAATTCTTAAAGAAATTGTTGATAGTCTTAAacttttaaataaaatgatttagAAGGTTGTAAGGATCTGAATACATTTTTATGAGCTATGAAAGAAGTTACTTGGCCTTAACAAACTCCTTTATAGCTCCACTAGTTTTTCAGAGCTCATCAATAAAATATAACAATAGAAATCAAAACCATGAAATGGCATTGCCACTCTTTAGCGACATTAACTGTCGCTGCTGTAGGAATTGCCTGaataaatacacacacacacaaaaaaaaaaaagaaaaaaaaaaaagccatATCAAATTTTTGTTGGGTTATAGTAATACCTTTAAAGAAATCATTTTGATGAACCTTGAATAGAAGTACATACGTATCTTAGAAAAACAGTTGAATACAACCCATCTCAAACAAGCATATCCTTCCGAACAAAGATAGTTCCTTAAAAGAATATGAGATATTATTTCAAATCagcccatccaaaaatcaaaatgtttattattatcattaatatatattaatatcatCCTTATTAGTATTAGtatttttgttcatatttttatTACTTGTATTTGCATCATGTATTATCATCGTTAGCATTAACTACTCAATTTTAAAGGTAATAAAAACTGACACtacataaaataaaaactaacactACATAAAATAAACGGATTTGGTAAAAGATTTCAACCAGttttaataaactaaaataaGTTGCCATGCATATTTTTACTCATAATATCTtcatatttgtatttttttaccTATATCAAcaactttactttatttttaccCATAATAACCTTGGTTTAAAAAAGTGTGCAGCAGGCGCGATGCGCAGCTAAAAGTGCGTCAGCATGCTGTTGCGATGCGAAGTCCATGTTGCGAGGTGATGCGTGCGCATCCAAGCGCATCACGCTTCTGTGCATCCCGATGCATCCTGGACAGGCccaatttatttgaaaattttatataaaatccaACTAAAAAAGCCCATGCATTGTTTAATTAAACTAATCGGCCCTACTTTTATGTACCCTAGATTATGAGATAACGTGTAGCCGTGTACAATACTCCTAACCCATACCCATGCATACGTTcttcttctctcttttctcttgcgactgaatcttcttcttctccctTTCTTCTGTCTTTCTTTATCAGTGATCTGATCGACATCTTCTTAGATCATCACTCGTTAGTTCATCACTCACCTCTGTTTTATTCTACACTTCTACTCTTCTATAATGGATACTCGATCTAACATTGATCCGGCAAGAAGatatgtgtaacagcccggaatctcaggtattgttaaattatgtttttggggtgatttaagaggggactcggcgagttggagcctagactcgccgagtagggtcgcagacttggtcgcgggttcgcgactggactcaacgagtccagatatggactcggcgagtctacgctgtttagcaaaaaccctaaccgttcaggtttgggacgtataaaaaggactcattggccgtcattgttcattttagccttctgagaggaaccctaaatcgattgtgtgcatctggagcaaggattataggccattgttgattatagaagagtggttgtgcaaggaagagaagggattggctaaaggagcagaaagggagtcacattctgaggattggggacacagaggatacatcaCCCAGGTAAGAATTcaagtatactctgctatgttgatgtgattatggaattagggtttatggaacccttttgtgaatagattgaatgttaccctagtcccctaaacgattgtaaccctgtattgggacctatggaggtccagaatgtcccatgtctgtgcatttcgggaattgatgaaggttttggattggaatccttatgccttaggtcaaaatgcaaattatgaatcatatggtgtatcatgagcactgaaataaggactttacgtgatggatcagcctaggaaggccagacctaggaatggtcgaagcagttctgaccttaggatgcagtttgagcggttgcatggcatggactcgccgagtccgatgaagataTGGTGCTTGAGGttgatgattatgatgatgatgatgagtgatggAAATGATATTAGGGTCTAGTAGTTTCATTTTGCACAATTAGACTATTAGttatttagttattaatatttgctATTATGCAGTATGCACTACTTTTAGGGTCTGTTAGTTTCATTTTGCATTACTAATAGACTATTAGTTATTTAGTTATCAATATTTGCTACTATGCACtactatttatatatatttatggtGTTTTAGTATATTGGTAATCATGCATAACACATTATGTTTCACTAATGACTACTTGTGCGCCTCATCTACGTGATGCACGTGCATTCGCATTGCACATCACGCATCGCACTTCGGGACCCTTATCGCATCGGAGCGCATCTCGCTTTTTAAAACCAAGATAATAACAACACACTTACATTTCACTACCAATATGGTAAATGTACTTTGTTATACATTCCTATCATCCCTTAAAATTGTAACTATAATGGACAAACAAATTAAGCATGTCACTATTTTTGTAAAAGTGATGTAACTATGTTGATATTATGGAACTACATATTGCTATTATCAGTAAAAAAAATAAGTATTCAACTATTATGGGTAAAAAATGCAAGTACATTGTAATTAtgggttaaaaaaataaatacattaaCCATATCGGTAAAAAGAGTAAAGCAAGTTATTACTCCTGATTATTTACCCAATATTTATCTATTAACCATAATAACAAAGAAATGAAATTACAGACAATTTAAAAGATTACAATTGTTTACATTTTGATTTCATAGATCAACCAAACACACTCGATCAATTTCATTCATTTCAAACAAATATTCTACAAAACAACCACCCTCGCATATCatcaataatttatttatttttttgcttAAATTTGTTATTTAAAGAGAAAACAGAAACATAATGTAACACAAGTGATAAAGAAAATTATGATCAAAAGTACAATACTTAATTTGAGATGCAATATGACTCTTATTATCAAGGCCTTGTATCAAACAGTTTAATCCACACTTCTCAAATCTCATGAATGATGATAAATAAATcctcaaaaaaaaacaaaactttttgtaACATTGCTGACCTGGCATTTAGCATCATTCTTCTTTCAGCAAAAGTGAAGTGCATGATAGAAGTGAAGACAACTCGTCTTCTGTTGCCAATCCAAAACCTTGCCAACGTATTCTACCAAATTTGTCCACCAAGAATATATAACTGTTGACCATTAATAAAAACAAGATTTTATTTAATGACATGTGATATTTTTTTATAAACCTAAGTTATAagatacatgaaaatgaagaaaaGATTGATACCCAGTTAGAAGGTTGAGTATTTTGAGCTCTTTTCTGAAGTAATAATGGTCACCAAAAGCATATGCTATTTCTCTCTTCAATAAACCATCACTTTCATGGCGTTTTGGCTTTTTTAACATGCGTAGTAATAGTGTCTTTATAGGGGCGAGAGATAAAAACCATGATTCAATGAAGGAGATCTGAAAACAAATATAAGAAGCTAAGATATGGAAGGTGTTAATTAAGTCCCAAAAAATGGAATTTAGAAGACATGCAACACCATTCATATGAAAGGACATATACTACTATTATAATCTAATATAATACCTCATATAATTGAACTTTCTCTGAGTCCCTAAAAGCTTCAACAAAAGGAAAACTCCAAGAATCAGTCATTGCCTGTAAAAAGATGGTGTTTCAGTTCTTATTCAGCTACCCAAATGGAAAAAACATCATGATATTATTTCTCATTGTGGTTCCTTTTACTAAATGAATGAGGAAGGCAATGGCATTAGAACCTGTGAAGTTGCACGGAATGAAAGACACATCAATGTTGCTTTTGGGGTATCAGTCTTCATTGATTCATTGATAGTTCCAAAATTAGTGATGGGTAGTTTGAAACGTTTTCCATTTGAGTAATTTACTTCTAGCTGAGGAAACTTCAAAGCTTCCATTGCTGGAATAATAATCTTATTTGCCATGGCAATCTGCAAATCATGATCAAAATCACGTTTATTCAAGTAAACAACTCATCTTTCTGCTTCAATAATCTATTACAACTTGTCTTACCTTACCACCATGTTGTTTGAGTTCAGCCATATCAGCAAAATATCCCCTATTCATTTCATCTTTACTGCCCTAAATCGCACAAATTTCAACAAAAATTCAACCACAGCTTACACGATAATCCACTGAAGAATCAACTACAGTTATGCAACAACAAATCGTCATACTTACAGCCGAGCACGCTCTTTCTCGATCGCGTCCTTATTTCCAAGCTGCATTCAAATTAGGCTTCGTTATGGATTACAACATGGTAACCCTAACAGTATAAGAAATCGAATGCACAGCAATTGCTGctcaacaataccaaaaatcaagCTCATGTAGCACGATTACACGACTTCATAATGTCTAGGATCTGGTTTCAGCGAAAACTAAATTCAAATTAATTTACTTACCTGATAGAAATCGAGGAACCGATTGGAGGTGAAACGCGTGGGGATGTTTGCTGGTAAAAACATTTTATCTTCTTGTGTGAACAACAGCCGTGAACTGAGAGCAACCGCCGATCTCGAAGAAGTCAACTGCTTCAACTTCAACATCTTCCCTACAGCTCCGTCACCGGTGAGGTGTATGAATCAGTGTGTTGGGGAGAATGTATAATACGAGTAATCGGCGGAGGGTTTTGAGTCTTGCGGATTTCTAGCTGAAGGGTCGGGTCGGGTTCGCTTTGAAGTAGGATAAGCAAACTACCTAATATAATCGAATTGGACCGAACTAGAACCGGATATGCAAATGGATTTGGTTTGCGGTTGTTTGAGTTTTATTTTTCGGTTTTTGGTTTTCTTGATTCCGGGTCGGTCTGGTTCCAAACCAATCTCTTTCGAATACAAAGGAAACAAAATATAAAATCGAAACGAACCAGAATCGGAATCGTATAAAAAGTTTCGGTTAAATTTCCATTTTCAATTTCGGGTTGGTTAGGTCTGGTTATAGAACCGATCACATCTTGATACAAAGAAAATTAAATATACAACCGAACTAAATCGGAACCGAAAACATATGGAAAACGAATATGTAAATCGGTTCGGTTCTCAGTTCCTTGAATTTTTATTTTTCGGTTTTGAGTTGGTTCAGTCATGTTTTACGACCGAACTCATCTCAATACAAAGGAAGTTAAATATAGAACTGAACCGAACCTAAATCGGAACTATATAGGAATCGGATATTTAAATCAGTTTGGTTCTCGGTTCCTTGAATTTTCATTTCTCAATGTCGATTTTTTTTTATTCGTAACCAGAATCTGTCTCTAGATTAAATTTTGAAACAGTTGAATACTGACATAATATGGATAAATGACCTGCTTTTTTGACATTTGTTAAAATGAACACTAATAATCAAATTATCATTAATTTTGAAACATTCCAAATTTCAACCcaaacttttaatttttaaataaaaaaacaattataaatCCATTTCTCAAAGCATATCAAAACCAACATTTGTTCCAAAACATGCCACAATATTTTCAAAATCATAGTAATAATAAAAATAGTGAAATCATATAAGTGGAAATCTCTAAAAACATATTCATGGATGTGATACAACCATGTCGCACCCTTCTCCTACTACCAGAACAACCTGAGAACACTGAAATTCAACGAGTAAACACACAGCTTGGTGAGTGCCCGAAGATACCACATacctaaaaaaatattatattttaaccaTAATCATGTCTGCTATAAGCCCAACTATAGTCTTTCATGCTATAGTCCAACTATAGTCTTTTCTGCTATAGTCTAATTATAGTCTTTCATGATATAGTCCAACAATAGCCTTGTCCGCTATAGTCCACAACTATAGTCCAATTTTAGTCTTGCATGGTATAGTCTAATTGTAGTCTTGCATGTTACAGTCCAACTATAGTATTTCATACAAAAGTTACAAAGACAGTCTATCAAGCAAAGACATCTAATGTCTTACTCTTACATAGTATAGTGAAAAAACTCACATAAGTCTAGTAAGAAAAAATTCAATAACAGCCTCAACAACCATAAGAGTTAGTACCAATCACCTACCACTAATCAAAGACCAAACATCAAtcttgtaacatccaaatttcCAAACCAAATTTTTCGTTTTAAAATTCATATAAAAACATTGTTCATAGAAAGCATCTCAAGAAAATCGCAAGtgtcaaaacacacacacacacacaaaaaaaaaacgacAAAAAAATGTCAAATCAAAGGGTTTTATTTATGATAATTCAATGGGGTATGCAAAGCAATATCTCTATATGCACccccaaaattttcctttctaccctcttttttcatatttttctcCTTTTTGTAAATAATGATTGAGAGAAAAATGGGATATGAATAATAGTACAGAAAACAATAACATTTTTTTGTTATCTATTTAAAAAGTAATAATTTGAAGGGTTGAGTTATGAAAAATGGGATATCAATAATAGTACCCTTGTATATGTTGTATAAATGTGATCTTCTATTCATGTCCAAGAGTGATAGATAGGACTTCTTTGTTTGACTGATGTTGAGGTAATGGGATtcaacaagcaccaagagccaaTGTGATCCCAAATAGTTTTGGCAAATTTGCAAGATACAAAAGGTGATCTGTAGATCCACGTAGTAGACAAAGTGTAGAGTTTATGTCCACTCCACGTTTTGAGAGTGCTATACATGTTGTGATATTATTAAGAGCAGCCCTCCAACCAAATcagttttaatttaatatttaatggTCACCTAATTGTTCCAATCAATAACATAAGAATCCATAATGCATCTTTTTAACTCTTATCGTTTTTCTCAATGAGTTGGATAAGAACTCACCCTGATATTTTGACCTTGAATTTCATCAACTTCAAGTGAACATCATAAA of the Lactuca sativa cultivar Salinas chromosome 6, Lsat_Salinas_v11, whole genome shotgun sequence genome contains:
- the LOC111897808 gene encoding mitochondrial ATPase complex subunit ATP10 isoform X1 yields the protein MLKLKQLTSSRSAVALSSRLLFTQEDKMFLPANIPTRFTSNRFLDFYQLGNKDAIEKERARLKDEMNRGYFADMAELKQHGGKIAMANKIIIPAMEALKFPQLEVNYSNGKRFKLPITNFGTINESMKTDTPKATLMCLSFRATSQAMTDSWSFPFVEAFRDSEKVQLYEISFIESWFLSLAPIKTLLLRMLKKPKRHESDGLLKREIAYAFGDHYYFRKELKILNLLTGYIFLVDKFGRIRWQGFGLATEDELSSLLSCTSLLLKEE
- the LOC111897808 gene encoding uncharacterized protein LOC111897808 isoform X2; translation: MQLGNKDAIEKERARLKDEMNRGYFADMAELKQHGGKIAMANKIIIPAMEALKFPQLEVNYSNGKRFKLPITNFGTINESMKTDTPKATLMCLSFRATSQAMTDSWSFPFVEAFRDSEKVQLYEISFIESWFLSLAPIKTLLLRMLKKPKRHESDGLLKREIAYAFGDHYYFRKELKILNLLTGYIFLVDKFGRIRWQGFGLATEDELSSLLSCTSLLLKEE
- the LOC111897780 gene encoding receptor-like protein EIX2; translated protein: MNPCVFIMFSILLLTTTTSQLVPVGGDDIGGVDMKKCLDKERDALLLFKAPLQDPDGRLSSWTAEEHDCCKWSGITCNNQTGHVTELDMGFYGLGGEISHSLLNLTYLNHLHLSGNSFNGTIPTFIGSMTELRYLDLSFNSLYGTIPPEFGNLTNLQDLDLDSVGRCRVENIEWLSHLSHLEWLRMDGISLAKQNHWVDVILSLPKLTHLSLGGCELSQVVYPYSSSFLNSSSSSSSSIEFLHLGNNSLTSSMYRWLFPLTSNNLRTLDLLGNRLDGIPRYLGNLCSLESLDFSYNSAAVKFPDFLNNLSGCTSLSLQKLGLSGNQLNGSISEKLWELPRLQTLYLSSNNLTVPSTYHLSNISYVEYLYLRSCKLLGPRFPKWIQTLKNLIDLDLSNTGISDTIPLGFWDMWPSQLKYLDLSSNNISGKLPDLLSNFAHGSTIDLSSNSFCGPIPNVPSTLFSLNLSRNKFSGGISFICQIVDGLLEFLDLSHNSFIGQLPDCLWHFNQLKVLNLGHNNLFGSLPPSIGSLIQLKVLYLYKNNFSGELPFSLKNCTSLISLNLGANKFSGNVPVWIGENLSKLYVLILRSNKFFGTIPLQLCQLPNLQVLDLSMNNLHGTIPSCLSNLTNMVQQGGFSQDVEYFRNVTDNLFAFEIYADHATIEWQGHECEISSTLKLVKSIDLSSNKLTGQIPYQITNLHDLVSLSLSNNNLFGEIPQKIGKMEKLLTLDLSRNNFSGGIPPDMSQMSLLNYLDLSYNNLSGRIPSSTQLQSFPPSRYSGNARLCGPPLTKKCPGDEESEATSVIGKSEGDGEDTDDELELWGWFYIGGGMGFATGFWIACGALLLNRQGRRAFFQFYDSFKDWVYVKVVVFVSSFQKSR
- the LOC111897808 gene encoding uncharacterized protein LOC111897808 isoform X3, with the translated sequence MNRGYFADMAELKQHGGKIAMANKIIIPAMEALKFPQLEVNYSNGKRFKLPITNFGTINESMKTDTPKATLMCLSFRATSQAMTDSWSFPFVEAFRDSEKVQLYEISFIESWFLSLAPIKTLLLRMLKKPKRHESDGLLKREIAYAFGDHYYFRKELKILNLLTGYIFLVDKFGRIRWQGFGLATEDELSSLLSCTSLLLKEE